A part of Agromyces protaetiae genomic DNA contains:
- a CDS encoding 8-oxo-dGTP diphosphatase: MTLPQVSVCYLLRERGGRTEVLLGRKLRGFGEGYVVGPGGKLEPGESTAEAAARELLEETGFRVETSALEYRGRVTYLFPHRDAWSLESNVFVSRRFGGEQVASDELALEWFDVDEVPFAEMWDDARRWLPGVLAGGRASGTFVYGRDLATVVEAPTPVA; encoded by the coding sequence ATGACCCTTCCGCAGGTGTCGGTGTGCTACCTGCTCCGCGAACGGGGCGGGCGAACGGAGGTGCTGCTGGGCCGTAAGCTGCGCGGGTTCGGCGAGGGCTACGTCGTCGGCCCGGGCGGCAAGCTCGAGCCGGGGGAGTCGACCGCCGAGGCGGCGGCACGGGAGCTTCTCGAGGAGACCGGGTTCCGCGTCGAGACATCCGCCCTCGAGTACCGCGGCCGCGTGACCTACCTGTTCCCGCACCGGGATGCCTGGAGTCTCGAGTCGAACGTCTTCGTGAGCCGTCGGTTCGGGGGAGAGCAGGTCGCGAGCGACGAGCTCGCGCTCGAGTGGTTCGACGTCGACGAGGTGCCGTTCGCCGAGATGTGGGACGACGCGCGTCGCTGGCTCCCCGGCGTGCTCGCGGGCGGACGCGCATCCGGCACGTTCGTCTACGGCCGCGACCTCGCGACCGTGGTGGAGGCGCCCACCCCCGTCGCGTAA
- a CDS encoding 6-phosphofructokinase yields the protein MKIGLLTSGGDCPGLNAVIRGAVLEGIIEHGDEFVGFRDGWRGVVERDYFPITRHDVRGLSKTGGTILGSSRTNPFEGEFGGPDNIQWLMDREGIDVIVAIGGEGTLTAARRLYDEGGIKVLGVPKTIDNDLAATDYSFGFDTAVQIATEAIDRLRTTADSHGRCMVLEVMGRHVGWIALHSGMAGGAHAILIPEQPQSIDQIVEWVLQVRERGRAPLVVVAEGFTLPEMTEAHSTKGLDAFNRPRLGGIADVLAPLIEERTGIESRATVLGHIQRGGEPTAYDRVLATRLGMAVVKAAHREEWGQMVTLRGTDIKTVSIHEATGSLNTVPQERYDEAKVLFG from the coding sequence ATGAAGATCGGCCTTCTCACCAGCGGCGGCGACTGCCCCGGTCTGAATGCAGTCATCCGCGGCGCCGTCCTCGAGGGCATCATCGAGCACGGCGACGAGTTCGTCGGGTTCCGCGACGGCTGGCGCGGCGTCGTCGAACGCGACTACTTCCCGATCACGCGCCACGATGTGCGCGGCCTCTCGAAGACGGGCGGCACGATCCTCGGCTCGAGCCGCACGAACCCGTTCGAGGGCGAGTTCGGCGGGCCCGACAACATCCAGTGGCTCATGGACCGCGAGGGCATCGACGTCATCGTCGCGATCGGCGGCGAGGGCACGCTCACGGCCGCGCGGCGACTCTACGACGAGGGCGGCATCAAGGTCCTCGGCGTGCCGAAGACGATCGACAACGACCTCGCGGCGACCGACTACTCGTTCGGCTTCGACACGGCCGTGCAGATCGCGACCGAGGCGATCGACCGCCTCCGCACCACCGCCGACTCGCACGGGCGCTGCATGGTGCTCGAGGTCATGGGCCGCCACGTCGGCTGGATCGCGCTGCACTCGGGCATGGCGGGCGGCGCGCACGCCATCCTCATCCCCGAGCAGCCGCAGTCGATCGACCAGATCGTCGAGTGGGTGCTGCAGGTCCGCGAGCGCGGGCGGGCGCCGCTCGTCGTCGTCGCCGAGGGCTTCACGCTCCCCGAGATGACCGAGGCGCACTCGACGAAGGGCCTCGACGCGTTCAACCGTCCGCGTCTCGGCGGCATCGCCGACGTGCTCGCGCCGCTCATCGAGGAGCGCACGGGCATCGAGTCGCGCGCGACCGTGCTCGGGCACATCCAGCGCGGCGGCGAGCCGACCGCATACGACCGCGTGCTCGCGACGCGTCTCGGCATGGCGGTCGTGAAGGCGGCGCACCGCGAGGAGTGGGGCCAGATGGTGACGCTGCGCGGTACCGACATCAAGACGGTCTCGATCCATGAAGCGACGGGCAGCCTCAACACGGTGCCGCAGGAGCGCTACGACGAGGCGAAGGTCCTGTTCGGCTGA